CGAAACAAGAATGTTCCTATTCTAATTACataactttctttcctcctttttttattgGGTTATACACATAATATTGTCCGTGTTCCTTCTAATATGGAATACGGAATGTGGAAGAATATCTATTATATACTGAAAGGATAACTACTAGAGCTTATCATATAGAATTTCATACTTTGAAGAGGAATTTTTTATCAAGATTCCTTTTCAAATTCGCTCCACCGTCTACCTATCTGGTTTCTAATTCCATTTTAAAGGTTACGTGTGGACAGCCCGGCGGCTCTCTCATCCTCCACCAAAGCCATCTACATTGCCTTTCACTGCCACTGTCACCATCACCGCCGTCTTCACCACCGGTGGTGCTCATTTCACACCAATGGGCACGCTGGTTTTGCTGgggatagagagagggagagggaggacaGTGAAAGACCGATTTTGACTAACTAGTAAGGGTTCATTAGCAAAGTCAAAAGTAGAAGGGTCCGCAACCAAGTTAGCTAATCATTATTTTTTGGACTTCATATCTTCTCTTCGTGTGCATTGACTTAGATGATTCATGGGGAAAATGTTATTTCTTACATTGTTAAACGTAAAAATATCACATGAGATGAACCATCAAGATCACAAATTATGATCAGCTGAAAAAATTTAGGTACTTCACTTTCCAATTGTGGAGGGAATGTCATTAGTATAAAATTGAGTGTTATACATTGGTTGAGGAATTTATTTTTGTCGAATCAATAAATTGAGTATTATATCCATTTCAGAAGTGAAGATAGCATGAGCCTTTCAATATATAGCAAACGTGAGCctttttcaatatcaaattttaatttatatcaGTCCACTCTATAATCCAATTATAAACTAATTcacaatatatataaaataaaataaaaaaagtatatcTGGGTTAAGTAGAGTGAATTTAGAGTTTGTATaagaatttgtgatttttagtgGAACTCGACGAGAATCTCATGAACTTCGGAAAAATTAAATTCTCTTGATCTAATAAACTCGCTCTGCATTATAAATGATCCGGACAGCTTTTGACTCTCCTACCGAATAATCCAGACCGAAATAAAGGAGCACGTGCCGCTTGCAGAAAGTGGGGCCCGTTCTATGACAACTCCCCAAGATGAACGGCCCGATTTCGATGGAGCCGAGTAATTATGTGGACCCATATGCCGAGTATTTACGTGGGGCTATGATTGAACCTTTTATAGGATCTTCTGTTCGATTGTTTGGCCAGATGCGCAACAAAAGGCTCTCCCATCTGAAGCGGCGAAGTCGCGGAGGACCAATTGAACTCATCCACGTCAGGGTTCATGGCCGCCCCCCACGACTCCGCGATCACTATCGAAGCTAATATCATCAGGAAGGGTCAGAATCTCATGATGGGCGCGGCAGTGGCCGCGATTCCCAGGCGGGTTATTGGGCATCCGGCTATTATCGTGTCTGAAATCGGGGACCAGGTTCTTCCGAGCCCCCGCCGGGCGCCGGGCgccgggggcgggggcgggggacAAGGAGCTCGTCGCCGCCGACAACTCCAACTTCATGAAGAAGGCATTTCATTGGTGAGAAACGCCGCCAAACGACCCGAGGGAGGGGGGCAACCCGCTACTGTGACCTGACAATTTATTCTTATTCATGGCAGTGGCATCAAAGAAATCCCCCAATCACACTCAATCCCCAATCCAATCCGCCTTGAAGTGAAGCAGAAAGCAgaggataaatatattataaggGACAAAATTTTGGGGTTTTGTTggctttttttctgaaaaaaaaaaattacttttttattcttaagaACTACTCAAGAATCaagcaattttttgtttttctttttttttgtttttcttattcttcctctaGCCAGTGATGGCGAGGCCGCGACGCAGTGGCTAAGCTCCCCCAAGACCAACGAGGTAGGGGGCGCTCGTTTGGCCTATGATTGCCCAGAGGCCAACAAGGTAGAGGGCTCTTGTTTGGCCGGCAATCGTCCAGAggtagaaaaagaagaggaggagggaaaaagaaaaaagaaaaaagaaaaacaataaaaatgtaaaataaaaaaatttaaaaaataaaaaaatttgaaaatcataccaaacgtatttttatttcaagagtAAATACtttatataattaccaaacgcTTTCGAATACGTAGAAACTTgtccaatatatatattaataactattttttagtaaaaattattctcataaatagaatgattatcaaatAGACTTGAACTCGAGGTGAATCCCATGAACCTTGGAAAAATTAATCTACTTGATCTAATAAAGTCACTCACACCGCAGATGATCCGGACAGCTTTTGACTCTCCTACCTAATTACCAAGCCGAAATAAAGGAGCACGTACCGCTTGGAGAAAGTGGGGCCCGTTCTATGACAACTTCCCCAAGATGACCGGACCAATTTCGATGAAGCCGAGTAATTACGTGGGCCCCGATTGAACCTTACTTACATAGGATCTTCTTCCTGTGTTCGAATATTTGGCCCTAATGCACGATGCATTGCCGCCGACGTTGCACCACTACAGACTACAGTAGCTCTCATAAATTCTACGCCAACGCGTCCGCCCTCGACGTCTCTCCCTCTGCGTCCGCCGTGACCCACCCGTTCGTCCCGTCTCGATGGTCCCCTCTTGGATATTAAAAGCCCTAATTATTATAACGATTTGCTACCATCTTGGATATTAGAAGCCCTAATTATTATAAAGATTTGCTACCACCATCAATTTTTTGTAACGGTTTCGTCTGTCATTAATATATGACAGTtttcttttacctataaattGTTACTCCAAACGTATTTAAAAGGTAATGCCAATATTATCAAGACAAGAATATTCCCGTCCTCGTTACataactttctttattttccttactGGATTATACACATAACATTATTCGTGTTCTGTTTAATAATAACCGTTAGAGCCTATGGCATAGAATTTCATACTCTAAGGAGGAATTTTCTATCAaaattcctttttaaatttGCTCCACCATTTTTTTATCTGGTTGCTAATTCTATTTTAATAGTTACATGTGAACAGTCCCGTGGCTTCGGGCTTCCTCATCCTCCACCGAAGCCGCCTACGTTGCCTTTCAcagccaccgccaccgccatcgTTACCACCGGCGGTGCTCATTTCGCACCAATGGGCCCACTCGTTTTGTTGTGGACAGAGAGTGGGAGAGGGAGGATAGTGAAAGACCAATTTTGATAGTGAAGAAGTTGCTGTGGGAAAATGGGCCAAGAATTACGAAACGAGCTTGTGATTTGGGCTTAACAAATGCCTGGCCAATTAGGAACGATAAGGCCCAAGAAAACGAGCTTGTGATTTTCAATTGTAAGGGTTCATTATTTGCCTGATCGGCATTTTATGATAACTTGAGTATGGAATACGAATTCATTTGCAATTTAATGATGAAATGATAGACAGTTGTAGGATCGTGTATATAAAACTTCTTAAGTGCATTCATTTCTTAATCATCATCAGCTGTTAAGAATCTTGTAATTCGCACTTCACACCATTACGATGTAGAATGAAAATCTTATACATCCTAATTAACAGTGCACCAAAGACAAAGTTCAATGATCAACTTAATCTTGAACCTAAGAAATTAAAGTTCAAAACTAAAGTCAcgattgaaatttcaatacttttctttttctagtggTACATTCAATGTATGTAGTCTTTTAAATGTTTAATCATTGAACCACATatttatctaataacttaaattttcaagagtaaaagccaccaaaaacccccaAAATTTTCCCACTATAATACatttaccccaattttttttgtgacacaaaaaaccccaaacttgtactCATGCAACACATTTAACCCAAAACTATGTAcaatgtgacatatttatccccaaatttgtttttttgtcacacataaaactccaaactttttttcggTGATatcaaaaaaccccaaatttgtaactttatgacatatttatctaaaaaatttggtgtcacaaaaaaaaaagtttggggtttttagtgtctattgatacttgaattttgaatattttactTACTTGTTCgtcatataaaaattttaaaattacattaaGCATTTCATAACATTGCATTTATGTAACAataatatttaggactaaacttatccaatttaaatttttcttaaaaatttttttctaaaaatagaaaataaaaaagagagaattaaaaaaatattaataaaacaaaataatttggttgcggagggagattttgaaagattttaaattttgaataattgagcatttttcttgttgaatgtATCCCCTCTTTTCGGAAGATAAATGGTTGAGTGAATATATGCAAttatcttgaaaaatcttcACTTGCAAAACAAACTCTTTTCTCTGTAAATAGAGAGTGAAAGGGTCTTGAGAGGAGAGCTTtgtggaaggggaaaaaaagtgaGGAGAAATTTGCGAAAGTGCTCGTGAGGCTTCGTTTAAGGGGAATGAGagaaggcgagagagagagagaaatttgcaGAGTGTTCATGAGTGACAcggagagagaatgagagaaggaaagaaggcgagagagagagagaaatttgcaGCCAAAAGCAACGAGACTCCTAGCATGTTGCAACCTCCCCTTTGCGGCCACCAATTTCCTAGCACAACTCGTAACTCCGGCGAGCTACTGTTCTCTGCTCAGCATGGCCCGATTCTGGTGAAGACCCTTTTGGCCACGCCAACGAGTTTCCTAGCGTTCTTACATTCCCATTTGACACACCAATCGTGCCTCCAATCATCGTGACCGAATTTATTCTTGCGCTTCCAATTGCTGCGCCATGCGTTCTCGAAGCTCACACCGACATGAACATCATCTTCCTCGATAGCCCTGACCAATGCTGTGCAACATCCTCAAGCCATCCAAGCGAGATCTTGATCATGCCCAGATGGTTCTAGGTTCTCAGTTTGCCTCAGCATTGTGTTTTGCCACACTTGCCGAGCCGACTAGCCATACCAGTCCACGACGACTTCGCACCAGTTAAACCGGCGAGTTCTAGCTCAGTCCCGACGTTCCTGCAGTGACTTTACTCGTTGCAACATTTCTAGTGTAGTCTTTCGACATACCCTGCACATCCAGCCACATTGCAGCTCTTCATTTGCGATAACACCATTGCCAGTTACACACATACGTCTTCCAAGTGTGTACTATTGGAACCATTTTTCTTGTGCAGGTTACTTGGCGTTTGAGAAGGTCCACCTTGATGTCTTGTATTCTCAGCAGAATTCTCACGTCAATTGTGAATTCAGCAGTGTGAGCTTGGCATCATTCCTTGCTAGTCCAATTCTCGGAGATAATTTTTCCGAGTTAGGTAATCTCTTTAACCgaatttaatttagttatttttttacttagtttacaattatttatttctagTCGTGATTGGGGATTTTGTTGGACATTATTTGATTAAGAAGATCGTCATGTCAAGGATCACAATGATTAGAAATACTAAGCCGAGAGAcgtcaaattatatttttattattgtgatttTCTATCTTGAGTCAAGGTGAATTATCTTTTATGTGGCTAATTACATTTCTTGTgttaatttttacaaaattttcttataaaaGTTGCATTACATAAAATGTCAAATTGCGTTTCATGTTAGAATTGCCTTCTTAGGATAATATAGGAATGTAGGAAATTTCATGGTTAAGATAGATTTAGTTATTCCTTAGTTTAGATAATAACATAATAAATATGGAGTAACTTCTTATTCTAAAAaaagtgacaaaaaaaattaaaaaaaattaaaatcataaaaagaacatgcatgcATATAGAAGTACCACGTCATTCATtccatatcatgtagcacatgcatatttaggatcaTGTAGATTAGATTGCATACGTTATGATGGTTCAAGTTACGTCATATGAACTGCATCTCACATGTTATTAGAGTAAAAATccttgcatattaaatttagattaaggctgcacataattaacattttaaaaaataaaaaaagttaggtattatatcatttaaaaatcatgtttagggcgtgtttttttaattaatgttttgtgtttttttttaagaaaataaaccTTAATAAAGTCGTAGTTTGTTCTACCTAAGGTtagtcataatttattttaCAATTTATCACTTGGGTttgttgaatgttattttattgattgcgcaccCTCATAACTAGCCTTTGCTTGTTAGTGGTTTAGGTTAAAAATGAATCAAGattgctttcaaaatatttttgaaattaaaatgaaaatgtagCGAAAGGGCATTACATTAATCTAGTGTAACCATATTCCCGAACCAATTAAATCTCtagttcgcaaaagtaaagtattttcccatactttacttaggtttctaataGATCCTAATCAATTAGTGGTGGCTCCAAAATGAGTAAAATTGCTTGTttaaatggataatttttttagtgtCGAGTTGCGATTGGCAGGACATGGAAGGGTTCGTGCTAAGTCTTCAAGCTTAGTAATCTTTTAGCTTTCTTTTGTATAATTCACCTTCGGGAAGGTCAGGGCaatgtcacaaaaaatatttgggataaatgtgtcacacaagCAAAAATGTTGTGTTTTTGGTGctcatagaaaaaaatttgggataaatatgtcacaatgaGCAAACTATGGGTTTTTGTGTTAGAAAAAATAGTTTATAATAAATGTGTCGCTCCATTCAAAGTTTAAAAAGGTTTTTTGTCacttttttcccaatttttaatACAATTGGCAATGATCTCACTAAGTTACGGTGGTATTTCCTATCGTATGTTAAATCAacattcttataaaaatattttcctcgtGATATCAGTTTAAGGTGTTAGATATTCATTTGAACTTTGAAGAGGTTAATTAAGTGTTTTATTCCAAATTCCTACATTTGCATCACAACTTAATTTACTTGCATGAATTTTGGGGATCGAAAACATCACCCTATGAATGAATTCATATGTCATTTTGTGGATGAAGAGACTATTGTTGAGACTTGTATACATATGTAAAAATTGGGATAAGTATATTGGAATTTATAAAGGTTGTTACTAAAGTGTAATggagttctaaatttttcaataatataatcaagtcctaaaacttgtcaatttatgtaatcaactcattccattAACTCTATCCAACTCCTCAAACAAAAAATactaacaaattttaggatctAATAACatcaacttgacaagttttaggagttgattgcataaatttaacaattttttttatttgattgcactgtttgaaaaacattttaaaactcaattatactttcgtgataaattttaaaacttataaaacATTTACTTTTTCACAACCAACATGTTggcttaaaaaggaaaaaaaaagtcaacttgGACAAGAGAAGCTATGCAACttgtaaaaagaaacaaaatccttgaaaacccatttataGCAAGATTATATCATGATTTCCAAGATTGGATGGGCCGAAATTCATGCTAGCTTAAGTAACATCATCACACTACACACAACAAGACACGACATGACATGATACATAACacgtctttaaaaaaaaaaaaaatagataattctGATATTTTGAAACACGTtctatattaaatgtatatttataattattttaatcaaattaatttaattcaaattcacaaataaataaataaataatagcctagaatgaattacattaaaaaattaatccatcatttattaatatcattcattttttaaatttaataaattcaactccactctaataatccataaaatttggaggaaaaaaacagGTAATCTACATTTGGAACTTGCATGTCAAAGTGTGtcgaaaagaagacaaaaaaataaacttaCAGAGTGAATTATGTGTCATGAAAGTGagaatcgaaaaaaaaataaaactagaaTTTACTTTTTCcctattcattatttttattattttttattttcttacatatttatatttttctttattgaaaatttttaaaattgatatcgGGTATGTCGGAATCATGTGCCATTTCAAACTTCCAAACTTGCATGTCAAAAAGTGTTGGGAGTGTTGACCAAGTGTTGGACTTTCTTATACGTATTGATCAAATGTTGAATAGTGTCAGACACGTATTGGAGTATTCGACACAACATAAAGGCTCTCCAAAGTATCAATTGCTCTCAATTGCCTACCATGGGTGCGAGGGCTAACATGGACTGGCatctaataaattttgggataattacacaaataatttttaaattttgatttgatatataatattatactagaaattttaatttgttcaatataattcatgaactttaaaCTCAACATGTAATTTGTTCATTGTGGTCCTgaatttttggtaaatgttcaatcttgaacaaatttaaatttcaaggataATATCGGACATTGGATCAAAATTTATGACTTGATTTtagcattttccctttttagatTTATGCACTCCCACGTCCATGCTTTTGGTGAAttttgcaaagaagaaaataaattttgagtagGGTTTCTTCTATATCATTTTTATCAGCAATTCATACAAATCATCGATAGTGCAAAAATTGAATAGAACCCTGTGTTTTATTCATGAAGAATCAATATGCATCTCAAAGATTTGTTTCGCAAAGAATTAAcgattcagaaaatatttttaatttaaaaataatttattacattatttaagaaaatggatCGGCAAAAGATGTTCTGCCATTGATATAAAATGTTCAGGCATGTACTACCATGATGATGTAAACATTTTCTATTGACAATTATGCGCGATAAGAAcggtctttcctttttcaaatcaCATAATCAACATGATCTTATCGAATGAGCTTGCACGACATTTGTTagccaaaatgaaaaagcaaaCTGATGGTCAGGTTCATAGCTGTGCAATGAAGTCACTCTCCCTTTTCATTTACAATAATAATTTGGGATTACTTGGTCTATACATCGACTTACACCAAAAACGATAAAAGCTTCAATGTAAAGTGTCGCCCATATTGATCAACAGGCCTGCCAAGACTGCCATAATGATCGGAACAGCTGCTACATGTACGCCCGAATTAGAATAATAGTTGAAGTGCAATCACGCGTCCAATTCTACGTAGACCTGATCATCGACTTGAGGCTCTGCCCTCTTCAAGTGCTCGAGCGAACCCCTCCAGATACTTGCGTCCCAACTCCACGTTGCCGAATATCTCCCGCATGGCCCACGCGTTCGCCCTCACCTCCTTTCCCTCGGCTCCACCATGACCCGCCTTATCGTCTCCGCTACCGAGTCGCTTGTGAATGACCCGTCTCGGCTGTCTCTCAGCACCTCCCACCCGACCCGCCTCTCGTCCATCAACCTTGCCATCAGCCCTTGGTCCGAGAAGCCCCCGGAAAACAGGATCAATGCCCGGCCATGCCCGAGGGCCTCTATGATCGAGCTCCACCCGCAGTGCGTCAAGAACCCACCGACTGACGGGTGGGCCAGGATGTCGAGCTGAGGAGCCCAGCCCACCCAGACGAAGCCTCGACCCAACACCCGACTTTCGAATCCGGAAGGGATAGTCCCGGGGCTGGCCTTTGGGCCTACCACCCAGACGAAGGGCAAATCTGACTTTTCAATCCCACACGCCAACTCGTGCATGGACTCTTGACTCAGAGCCACCTCGGTGCCGAGGGCGACGTAGAACACGGACTTCTCTTTCCTATCATCCAACCATTGTTTTAGCTCGCTCCATCTCCCGTCTCCTTCGTGGCGTCTTTTGTTCTGGGGCGGCAAAAGCCCCATCGGAACCACGGGGCTCGCGTGTAGCTTCTTGAGTAGACTCAACGGCTCAGCCTCGAACTCGCTACAGGCCCTCACGGCCACGATATCACAACCCAATATTGACCTGCCTAACCTTTCCAAACCGGACGTGTTAGAGTCACTGTCCACGATATCCTCTTCGTTAATCACCTCGTGAAGCCTGTACGCGACTTTGGTGGGGTAAGTAACCCACTCGGGAACGACCGTCAAGTCCTCCGCCGTCTTGACCCGGGCCTGACTGTCAATGAGAAGAGACGGTGGACCGGCGAAGACAAGGGCGGTGGCGTTGAATATGCAGAAGAACGCCGATTTAACACCGACTCGTCTCGCCTTTTGGGGTAACCAGAAAGACACGAAGTCTTGGATCACCCAGTCAACGTCCGAGTTGGCAAGAAACTCAGCAACAGCTGGCTCGAGCATGTCGTATGCCTTCTTAAGGTAAGGGACCATGTTATGTGGCAACTCGGAGGTCGACTCGGCTGAGTCAGGGAGGCCATGGACGCGGGGCAAGGGAAGCTCGACGAGGGtcatggagggagggaggtccGCGGGGAACTTTTGGAGGTTTTTCGGGGTGGAGATGAAGGAGACGCGATGACCCTTTTGAGCTAAGAAAGTGGCGACCTCGAGGAAGGGCATGAGGTGGCCGTAAGCGAGCCATGGGAACATCGCTACGTGAAGCTTCTTCTCTTCGTTGTCCATGGCGGTAGCTATGAACTTCACCTTTTATTTGATGGGTCTGGTGAGCTGTGACTTTTTGAGGGAACATGGAGAATAAGCTCTCTCTTTATATACAAGGATTGTTTGGGAAGGTCGGTACAATGGCTACCGTTCCCAACCGCGGAACCACGTTGAGTTTTTCAGAATTCTCATTGATGCATGCGGGCGTAAGCTAGATCTCATCTCGATACGTTAACTGGATTAAGACGGGTTACGCTGACTAAAACattgtgaaataaaaaaaggctTGAGTATCTTATACTATTGATGAATGCTTCTCAAGCTAAGATCTCATCTCAATACAGTAACTAATTACTCGGGACTAAGACAAGTTATTCATGAACCTGatttgtgaaataaaaaaaaaaggcttgacTATCTTATACTATTCATGAATGCTTCTCAAGCTAAGATCTCATCTCAATATGGTAACTAATTACACGGGACTAAGACGGGTTATTCATGAACCTGAtttgtgaaataaaataaaaaaaaggcttgaCTATCTTATACTATTGATGTGTGCTTCTCAAGCTAAGATCGCATCTCGATACAGTAACTTATTACACGGGACTAAGACGGGTTATTCATGAACCTTatttgtgaaataaaaaaaaggcttgaGTATCTTATACCATTGATGTATGCTTTTCAAGCTAAGATCTCATCTCGATAAAGTAACTTATTACACGGGACTAAGATAGGTTATTCATGAACCTTatttgtgaaataaaaaaaataaaaaaaaaggcttgagtATCTTATACTATTGATGTGTGCTTCTCAAGCTAAGATCTCATCTTGATAAAGTAATTTACTACACGGGACTAAGATAGGTTATTCATGAACCTTatttgtgaaataaaaaaaggctTGACTATCTTATACTATTGATGTGTGCTTCTCAAGCTAAGATCTCATATGGGACTAAGATAGGTTATTCTGAACCTTATTTGTGAAATAAAAAAGGCTTGACTATCTTATACTATTGATCTTGATAAAGTAATTTATTACATGGGACTAAGATAGGTTATTCATGAACCTTatttgtgaaataaaaaaaggctTGACTATCTTATACTATTGATGTGTGCTTCTCAAGCTAAGATCTCATCTCAATACAGTAACTTATTATGCGGGACTAAGACAGGTTATACGAACTAATTCATGAACTTGATTTGCGAAATAAAAAAAGGCTTGAGTATCTTGTACTGTTGATGTGTGTTGCTGAAGGACTAAGTGTAGCCCAGCgacaatttgtttaatgtggtcaTGAGCTTTTGGTAAatataaagaaatttaaaatttatggacGATATTAAATATTGGGCCAAAATTTGTGAatcatttttgccaatttcccttttttgatTCATTCACACTCTAGCATCTATGCTTTTGGTGAAATTTGTGAAGGAGATAAATTTCGAGTAGAGTTTCAACTTTCTACAATTTAATTCTTATCAGTAGTTTATACAAATCATCGATAGTGTAGAAATTGTAATATCTTCCTAACTTAAAAACAATCTTTGCATCATTGAAGAAGATGGGTTAATGAAAAATACCTTTGTcatcaatagaaaattttcaaacacTGACTGTTACACCGATGCAAACATTTTCCACTAACTAATATTTCTGCACAatagaaatgaaatttttattttttaggaaaatatttctcaaattatGTAACATGTCGCGTAACGCAATCGACTTGATCTAATCGAGTGAGTTTACACAAAATTTGCTAGTAAAAAAAGAACCGATGGTTGGGTTCATAGCGGTGCAATGAACCTATACTCCTACATCTCATTAGAATAATATTTTGAGAATGCCTGGTCTAGAGATTGAGCTGCCTCTCAATATTTTACTGTTTATCTTCCATGCAACGCTTGCCCCAAAAAGATAAAAGCTTCACTACAAAGTTTGGCCCAAAACTCATCAATTTGTCTGCCACAAATACCAAGAAAAAATTTgtcactaaaaaccctaaactcatACTGTGATACAAATACcacgaaaaaaatcaaatttatacacatgtcacatatgtaccatttatttcaattttatccatgGTATACTTATCATACTGATATAAATTCAaagtttttaatggaaaaaaaatcgagattatATATTTCACAGTAgacaagtttatgatttttaataaaacaaaaaaagcagTTCAAATTATTTGTGTTATAGACAGTGACTACAGTTGTGGTAAAACTCAAATTTATACATGTGTCATATATGTACTATTTATTTTAGTTCCATTTAGGATATACTTATCATACTggtataaatttgaaatttttaacaaCACAAAAAATTGGGGATATATGTTTCGCAATGggcaagtttagggtttttagtaaaaaaaaaaaaatgaggtatttGTGTTATAGTTTAGGTTTTTactttgggttaataccctaaaaaaccccaaactagtacacatgtaacaaatttactctaaactattttttcgactaccaaaaactccaaactggaatacctttgacaaatttatgccaaaccgatacacttgtgacaaatttaacaaaaatttaccttatgttagttttcattaaattttactatcaaattattaatttaaatgacacgtgacagttgattgatatatcaatttgggattttacgctccgtttgttgtagtttacaatttttgtgattttttggtggtattgatccaatttagcggagggtatatttgtcacaaatttatcagtgtGAGGTTTTTTGctatcgaataaattagtttaaaataaatttgctataaatgtaccagtttaggattttttatggtcagtcagggtaaatttgtcacaggtatatcaatttggagtttttcatggtcaaaaaaatagtttttggtaaatttattacaggtgtaccagtttggggtttttcaaggtat
This genomic stretch from Eucalyptus grandis isolate ANBG69807.140 chromosome 3, ASM1654582v1, whole genome shotgun sequence harbors:
- the LOC120291631 gene encoding UDP-glycosyltransferase 91C1-like, with amino-acid sequence MDNEEKKLHVAMFPWLAYGHLMPFLEVATFLAQKGHRVSFISTPKNLQKFPADLPPSMTLVELPLPRVHGLPDSAESTSELPHNMVPYLKKAYDMLEPAVAEFLANSDVDWVIQDFVSFWLPQKARRVGVKSAFFCIFNATALVFAGPPSLLIDSQARVKTAEDLTVVPEWVTYPTKVAYRLHEVINEEDIVDSDSNTSGLERLGRSILGCDIVAVRACSEFEAEPLSLLKKLHASPVVPMGLLPPQNKRRHEGDGRWSELKQWLDDRKEKSVFYVALGTEVALSQESMHELACGIEKSDLPFVWVVGPKASPGTIPSGFESRVLGRGFVWVGWAPQLDILAHPSVGGFLTHCGWSSIIEALGHGRALILFSGGFSDQGLMARLMDERRVGWEVLRDSRDGSFTSDSVAETIRRVMVEPRERR